A genomic segment from Saimiri boliviensis isolate mSaiBol1 chromosome 14, mSaiBol1.pri, whole genome shotgun sequence encodes:
- the ZNF383 gene encoding zinc finger protein 383, whose protein sequence is MAEGSVMFSDVSIDFSQEEWDCLDPVQRDLYRDVMLENYSNLASMGLYTPKPQVISLLEQGKEPWMVGRELTRGLCSDLESMCETKLLSLKKEVYEIELCQREIMGLTKYGLEYSSFGDVLEYRSHLAKQLGYQNGHFSQEIFTPEYMPTFIQQTFLTLHQIINDEHRPYECKKCGKAFSQNSQFIQHQRIHIGEKSYECKECGKFFSCGSHVTRHLKIHTGEKPFECKECGKAFSCSSYLSQHQRIHTGKKPYECKECGKAFSYCSNLIDHQRIHTGEKPYECKVCGKAFTKSSQLFQHVRIHTGEKPYECKECGKAFTQSSKLVQHQRIHTGEKPYECKECGKAFSSGSALTNHQRIHTGEKPYDCKECGKAFTQSSQLRQHQRIHAGEKPFECLECGKAFTQNSQLFQHQRIHTDEKPYECNECGKAFNKCSNLTRHQRIHSGEKPYNCKECGKAFSSGSDLIRHQGIHANE, encoded by the exons ATGGCCGAG GGATCAGTGATGTTCAGTGATGTGTCCATAGACTTCTCTCAGGAGGAGTGGGACTGCCTGGACCCTGTTCAGAGGGACTTATACAGAGATGTCATGTTGGAGAACTACAGCAATCTGGCTTCAATGG GACTTTACACTCCtaagcctcaagtgatctccttgTTGGAACAAGGGAAAGAGCCCTGGATGGTTGGCAGAGAGCTTACAAGAGGCCTGTGTTCAG atctgGAATCAATGTGTGAAACCAAGTTATTGTCTCTAAAGAAGGAAGTTTATGAAATAGAATTATGCCAGAGGGAGATAATGGGACTTACAAAGTATGGCCTTGAGTACTCCAGTTTTGGAGATGTTCTGGAATATAGAAGCCACCTTGCAAAACAACTGGGATATCAAAATGGGCATTTCAGTCAAGAAATATTCACTCCTGAATACATGCCCACATTTATTCAACAGACATTCCTTACTCTCCATCAAATAATTAATGATGAACACAGACCCTATGAATGTAAGAAATGTGGAAAGGCCTTTAGTCAGAACTCACAATTTATtcaacatcagagaattcatattGGTGAAAAATCTTATGAATGTAAAGAGTGCGGGAAATTCTTTAGTTGTGGTTCACACGTTACTCGGCATCTGAAAATTCATACTGGTGAAAAACCCtttgaatgtaaggaatgtggaaagGCCTTCAGTTGTAGCTCATACCTTTCTCAACATCAGAGAATCCATACTGGTaaaaaaccctatgaatgtaaggaatgtgggaaggcctttagTTATTGCTCAAATCTTATTGACCATCAGCGAATTCACACTGGTGAAAAGCCTTATGAATGTAAAgtatgtgggaaagcctttactAAGAGCTCACAACTTTTTCAACATGTGCGAATTCATACaggtgagaaaccctatgaatgtaaggaatgtgggaaagcctttaccCAGAGCTCAAAGCTTGTtcaacatcagagaattcatactggtgagaaaccctatgAGTGCaaggaatgtggcaaagcctttagtAGTGGCTCGGCACTTACTAATCATCAAAGAATTCACACTGGCGAGAAACCCTATGattgtaaggaatgtgggaaggctTTTACCCAGAGCTCACAGCTTCGTCAGCATCAGAGAATTCACGCTGGTGAGAAACCCTTTGAATGTCttgaatgtgggaaggcctttaCTCAGAACTCACAGCTTTTccaacatcagagaattcataccgATGAAAAACCGtatgaatgtaatgaatgtggaaaGGCCTTTAATAAATGCTCAAACCTTACTAGACATCAGAGAATTCACTCTGGTGAAAAGCCCTATAactgtaaggaatgtgggaaggctTTTAGTAGTGGCTCAGATCTCATTCGCCATCAGGGAATTCATgctaatgaataa